Proteins encoded by one window of Mariniplasma anaerobium:
- the recO gene encoding DNA repair protein RecO yields the protein MEGLIYRVQPYQESSRLLFVFTPKGKITLLARGAQKLKEKSRVLSQFLTHISFKEQDRKTFYTLSEPKIINEYQALKTDYHKTKKAALILEIIDQLVIDHVNYKSIFDDMILALNENDINVSSLSFSLKILKPLGYELNLTADGRTIKGISIEKGGLVYQGEQESIDLNTKDALSLLKLYYLPYNEHGIYEIDTLAKLEEFIKKYYQYHLHITLKNM from the coding sequence ATGGAAGGGTTAATCTATAGAGTTCAACCATATCAAGAGAGTTCAAGATTACTTTTTGTTTTTACACCAAAAGGCAAGATTACATTACTTGCAAGAGGTGCACAAAAACTAAAAGAAAAATCAAGAGTCTTATCGCAATTTTTAACCCACATTTCATTTAAAGAGCAAGATCGTAAAACTTTTTATACATTAAGTGAACCAAAGATTATCAATGAGTACCAAGCGCTTAAAACAGATTATCATAAAACAAAAAAAGCTGCACTCATTTTAGAGATTATTGATCAATTGGTCATAGACCATGTAAACTATAAATCTATTTTTGATGACATGATACTTGCACTAAATGAAAATGACATCAATGTATCTAGTTTAAGTTTTTCACTTAAGATTTTAAAACCTTTGGGTTATGAACTTAATTTAACAGCAGATGGTCGAACCATCAAAGGAATTAGTATAGAAAAAGGTGGACTGGTTTACCAAGGTGAACAAGAATCCATTGATTTAAACACAAAAGATGCGTTAAGTCTTTTAAAACTTTACTATTTACCTTATAATGAACATGGTATCTATGAAATAGATACGTTAGCCAAATTAGAAGAATTTATTAAAAAATACTATCAATATCATCTTCATATCACACTAAAAAATATGTAG